The Devosia sp. SD17-2 genome includes a region encoding these proteins:
- a CDS encoding VOC family protein, translated as MTITNALASIAVESLSESLVWYEYLFGRPADARPMADVAEWKLPGGSWVHVATDADRAGASVVMLIVDDISDELGRLEIFGIKPVAKAIGDFFKTAKLRDPDGNLIVLSQPQPGTY; from the coding sequence ATGACCATCACGAATGCGCTGGCCAGTATCGCCGTAGAAAGCCTCAGCGAATCCCTTGTCTGGTATGAATATCTCTTCGGCCGGCCCGCCGACGCCCGGCCCATGGCCGATGTGGCCGAATGGAAATTGCCCGGCGGCAGCTGGGTGCATGTTGCCACCGATGCAGACCGGGCCGGCGCCAGCGTCGTCATGCTGATCGTCGATGACATTTCAGATGAACTGGGGCGTCTTGAGATCTTCGGCATCAAGCCGGTGGCCAAGGCGATCGGCGATTTTTTCAAGACCGCAAAACTGCGCGACCCCGACGGCAACCTCATCGTGCTGAGCCAGCCGCAGCCCGGGACCTATTAG
- a CDS encoding VOC family protein, with product MDVASLESGLAFYQGLFGFEEVARPFPTMAILDAGTTSISVHEKAEGSQSSETSSDTRRYARHWTPVHLDFHVDALTPFVDQVTAAGGVVERLFLTEGPRPVAFCADPFGNGFCIIAQRR from the coding sequence ATAGACGTCGCGTCGCTCGAGAGCGGGCTGGCGTTCTATCAGGGCCTATTCGGCTTTGAGGAAGTGGCGCGACCGTTTCCGACCATGGCCATACTTGATGCGGGAACGACGAGCATCTCCGTCCATGAAAAGGCCGAGGGGTCGCAGAGCTCTGAGACGAGCAGCGACACCCGCCGCTACGCGCGACACTGGACCCCGGTGCATCTCGATTTCCATGTCGATGCGCTGACGCCGTTTGTCGATCAGGTCACCGCGGCGGGCGGGGTGGTGGAGCGCCTTTTCCTTACCGAGGGACCGCGACCGGTGGCCTTCTGCGCCGATCCCTTCGGCAATGGCTTTTGCATCATCGCCCAGCGCCGCTAG